The Candidatus Nealsonbacteria bacterium DNA segment AATTGGCATACTTGGTTTGAATTATTTTTTCAATCCGATTTTTTTCAAAATACTCTTATATCTCTTTTCACTTTCATCTTTCAAATATTTTAAAAGTTTTTTTCTTTTGGCTACCATTTTCAAGAGCCCCCTTTTGGAATGGAGGTCCTTGGGATATTTTTTCAAATGGAGAAGTAATTTTTTGATTTCCTCGGTAACAAGGGAAATTTGAACTTCGGTTGAACCGGTATCTGATTTATGGAGCTTATGTTCCTCAATAACTTTTATTTTTTCTTCTGGCTTTAACATATTCTTTATTAATTATACTCTTTCCAAAAAATA contains these protein-coding regions:
- the rpsO gene encoding 30S ribosomal protein S15, whose product is MLKPEEKIKVIEEHKLHKSDTGSTEVQISLVTEEIKKLLLHLKKYPKDLHSKRGLLKMVAKRKKLLKYLKDESEKRYKSILKKIGLKK